AACTCTGTTGCACACTACAGGTGAACATTTAAAACTGCAGCAAGAATTTCTGCTTTCATACCTTCTTAATTCCCTTAGTCCATTAACAGATATTCCACGCGAGGTCGGTGTCGATAGTATATTCTACGACTCGGTGCCCAATCGCCCAAAACTGGTCAAAGTACCACAACAATCGGTCCCTACGTCCAAAGCCAATACACCAGTGGGTGATATTTCCACCAATGGAAATGGCCGTGGAACGCCAATTGGAGGTGGTCACCATGCAATGCTCAACATGAAAACACCGGAAATTAGAGAAATCATGATTGAAGCATTAACAAACATGACCCGTTCAGACTCGTTCTTCACCGACTTGTTTGTTAATTACGACTGTGCTGTGGATAGAACCGATCTTTGTGAAGATCTGATTGGATTTCTATGTCGTAACGCTTACCCCGACTCAGCCACCTGGTCTACCGCGTCAGTTCCTCCACTTTGTTTGGAGGCAGTTCTAGCACTTGTTTCGTCAATCAACTCGAGAATATCCAGACACCGGAAACAACTGGCAACATCCGAATCCGTGGATCAGGTCATGGCTACTAGAGCCCGTAAGAAGGTTGTAATCGCTGCTACTGATACATTCAACGCCAATGCTAAGAACGGTATTAAGCAATTTATCGAGCAGAAACTGATACCAGACGACAGCCCTCGGTCAATTGCCCTGTTCCTGAAAGAATCGGGCAGATTGAGTAAATCGACTCTCGGCGAATACCTGGCCAAGCCAGCTAATAAAAAGGTTATGGAAGCATTTATCGAAGACTTTGATTTCTCGGAAACCAGAATCGACGAGGCTTTGCGAGAGTTTCTGTCGTGTTTCAGACTACCCGGAGAATCCCAGCAGATCGAGGTCATTTTCGAAAAGTTTGCTGCCCAATATTGCAGTGGAAAGGGAAATACTGAAGAGGTTGCCAACGAGGACTCTGCATTTATTTTGAGTTACGCTATTATCATGCTCAACACGGACTCTCATAGTCCTCAGATTAAAGAACACATGACTCTGGACCAGTTCAAGCGCAATCTTCGAGGCGCCAACGATGGAAAGGACTTTTCTCCCCAGTTTTTGGAGGATATTTACAACACAATCAAAGCACGAGAGATTATCATGCCCGATGAGCACGACAATGATGAGACTTTCGATTACGCGTGGCGTAATCTTCTACTCAAAACATCTCAAGCCGGGAAACTGCTGACAAATAGCGATATAGTCTATGACAGGTACATGTTCGAAGTGAGCTGGAAGCCCATTGTGACCACTCTGTCGTTCATCTTCGCCACTGCCACTGACGACACTGTATTCTCTCGTGTCATCACAGGATTCAACCAAATCGCACAAATTGCTACTCATTACCAACTTGTCGACGTCATTGACCATATCATTGCCTGTCTGTCGCGAATCTCGACACTGTCAGTCGGCGACCTGTCAGCACCTACCAACAAAAACGAAATAGTCATTGAAGACGAAAAAGAGGACCGGATCATCGTGTCTGAACTGTCGGTGCCATTTGGCATGGACTTCAAGTGCCAGATGGCGTCTGTCACGCTGTTCAAGATTGTCAAGTCGTGCACCGGGTCCATCCGCAACGGCTGGCAAGATCTCGTGCCAGCATTCACTAACCTATATCTCTACGACATGATCGAGCCAGTTATCGTCACCGACCTCACTTCCACGTACGGCCTCTCGACGTTAGCCCGGGTTGAGCCCCGCTACTCATTCAAACGAGGCAAAGCCGGCCGCGACGTCGGTCTCCTCTCAACCCTCTCCTCATACCTCACGGGATACAGCGACTCGCCGCCCGAGCCCTCggacgaagaagtcgaTGCCACGCTCTGTGCCATTGACTGCATCAACTCGTGCGGTGTCAACGACATTCTCACCAAACTGAGGTAAGTTCtattctgcctccggcggctggggctccgccccagaccccgctgctcctctcgctgcgctcgagtcgggcgtatACGGTCCCCAGCTCTTTTGTATACGGTCctcgcaacgactcgagcgaagcgagaggagcaaccagggtgtggggcggagccccagccgccggaggcacaccccgtcCTAGACGTCTACTAACAGTGCCACAGATTCCTCGAGGGAGACGGTTTGGCCCATCTGACGAAGTCGATTGGGCTTTTGCTCCCCAGTTTTGTAGATACCCCACCGGCCGTGAAACAGTTGTACTACCCTACGGCGCTGTTTTTGCTGGAGCTGATTTTGTCACTGAGTTCAGGCGGCGAAACTGCCGCCGCGAAGGCTCTGGAGCATTTGCTTCTGTATATTCAGAAGTGGGAGGTGCTGAATCCCGACTTCTTGTCGCGGGTGACGGCTTATACGCTGATTGTTTTGGCTAAGGGCGGTCATCAGAAGGAGCAGGTGGACACGGTTCTCCAGTCGCTTCTTCAGATTAATGTGTCTGTTCTGACACCACTGTCTACGACTGTGAATAAGCCACTTCTTGGTTTGGCTGAGAGTGATTCTTCTGTGCTTGGTAATAAGGACTTTTGGGACCTCGTCAACTTTTCGCTTATTGACGCTGGCTGTCGCCATGATACGTTTGTGTTTATCAAGAAGGTCCTCGACAGTTCGCGAGGTACCATCAACAAAGACAATTTCGGGTACTTCCTGGGTGCATTGTGTAGAATAGCAGACGGTTCAGGACCCAAACCAAAGGAACTCGCTAAACAGCAGTCGCAACAGCAGTCTCAGAAACAGTATGGACGTGGCACGCAGCACCCAAATATCAAGTCGACTAATCAATCGAAAGAGGCTCAGGCGGCTGCTCAGGAACTTATTAAACAACAGGCAGCAGAACAGTTTGCTGCTCTCGACGAGCTGTATAAAATGGATTTCTTGGTCACAGATGTGTTTGAAAAGGGGGCTAGTGACGGCACGTGGAACCTGCTCTGGTATCAGTATATTGAGGCGATTGGCCGTCAATGCGTGAACCCCGATAGAAAATTACGTGCTCAGGCTCTGAACTACTTCCAGAGGGTTCTGCTTTCCCAGGAAGTTCATTCCAGACAGGGGTTCGATTGGATCGCTACTTTCGATAGAGCTATTTTCCCGTTGATTGCCACGATGCTGAAACCCGAGGTCTACGAAATCGACCCTAATGGCATGGCTGCCACAAGACTTCAAGGAGCTTCTCTTCTCTGTAAGATATTCCTTCAGTATGTCATCCAAGTGCAACAGCATTCTAAAGACGTTCTCAGCTTGTGGATCCGCATTCTCGACACGTTAGATCGTCTTGTAAACAGCGGTCAACGAGACTCGCTTAAAGAGTCAGTGGTCGAGTCACTCAAAAACGtcatcctcgtcgtcaGTTCGTCCGAgtttggtgctgatgaggaATTCTGGGATCAGACTTGGAAACGTCTTGATAGTTTTGTCCCTGGTCTCAAAGAAGAGCTTTTCccggcagcaccaccctCACCACCTGCACCCCCTGCTCCTGAGACAACTCCCCAGACCGAGCAAAATCCCGAGGCAGTCACTGAAACTCcacctgcttcttcttaatatttaatatattctGCCGTTTGTAGATATCACCTTAACGTTAGGAGTTCTGTCCTCAAGCGTTGCTGTTCCGGGGGTcaacctgcctccggcggctggggctccgccccagaccccgtggctcctgcttcgcaggagtcgctgggaccgtggagaTAACGACTCGAACCCGGTGACAGAAGCAGTAGACCGGGGACGAAATTTCTACAGTGATAGACCCAATAAGATAAGCTATGTAAAAGGGTACAACGTGGACCAATTCATTGTTATAAGCGTGCAACCCCTGAGACAAAGGTAAATTAACGAGGGCATTACAATAAAATGCAACCGTAGCTGCTAAAACGCATTTTCGTATAAGTACCTACTCTTAATAAATGGGTCTACAGAGTGAGGGGACATATTCGATACAAGATACACCGGGCTTAAAGTATCTCCCCGCTATGCCATAAATTGCCAATTGTTTCTCTTTCCTTTTATCGCTCATATCATGGCAACCAGACAAAGTAGCTCTTGCAAGTTGACGGCAGAAAATGTTTCAAAACCTCTCACTGCTATAACTAATGTCCACCATGACCGCATATGGCAAACTCGGGGTACATACACCATAAATATGCAGCCAGAGGTGAAAATCCATGGGTTGAGCTCGGGTCACGACAGGTCACGACAGGTCACAAGCAACTAAAAACTCAGCTATATACCACTTATATGCTCATGTTCATCTCACATCCTTCCCTCTACATTTAGATCTACATATACTGTGAACAATTACAGAGCCCTCCTAAAactgatatatttatagataTATtgagcagcaccaacagaTGATTTCATACGAAATCACGAGTCTGACACCTATGCAAGATACAAAAACAGAGTGAGCTCTTTATATACTCCCCCTCTTCCACACAGACGTCGCTAATTCCTGTCAGCCCCTCACTTGACCTCTCACACGATCTTCCCTTCTTTGCACGCCCAGCTgctgggggtctgcctccggcggctggggctccgccccagaccctgtttgctcctgcttcgcaggagattgctgggaccgtaaacgaaacgactcgagcggagcgagaggagcaaccagggtctggggcggagccccagccgccggaggcaggacccccCTGAACACGCGGCTGAGCCAAAGTCACGTGCACAACGAACTGTGCGAGGAGTGGTGTGACGGTATATTACCTATTTGggaaatatttcatttgtCACTCGGTGGACAAGCGACTCAACTTTTTGCTTCCCGTGCATCACAATATCATTACTCAGTTACCAGACAGACGTGAAAACAGGCACATCAACTCCATATCGACGACACATTCAAAATGCTGATTCCCAAGGACGACCGTAAGAAGATTCACACTTACCTCTTCAAGGGTATGTTTATTTGATTGCCAAGTGGTGGCTTGTGTGATTgcgaagaagagaaagcgACGGCGACTGGTGTACGAGACGAGACGGATGGATTGAATATGGACGAGGAACCGAAGACATATCCACTTGCGACTTGACTTTGAGACTAGGTTTGGCAGACGAGAATAGCAAATGTTTCAACAGTCCCTTTAGTTTGAAAGCGGTTGCATGAATACTTTATCAGAAATTTGTGTtaaatatcaacatcactaTGAGTGACGACAAACGTAGTAATTACAGTGAAAAGCCAGTGATATATTATGTTCTGCTTCGTACTTAAATATTGTTCATACTCGAATTCAGCTTCCACTCGGTTTCTAC
The Sugiyamaella lignohabitans strain CBS 10342 chromosome A, complete sequence genome window above contains:
- the GEA2 gene encoding Arf family guanine nucleotide exchange factor GEA2, yielding MLTLAKDNPLIAGFAKLRNDLASVDDFEQMDSLALMSPFLDVVSSQSTTGVITSLGLASIAKFFAFGIISRESVNIQAGLTQLAVAITHCRFEATDQAEDDGVLLRILSLMEEIVCGECGDLLTDDSLCEIVETCLSMACQMRRGDILRRAAEMTMIRLSQAVFARLHDIEPDEEHDPPVEDLNNDLVKMTQAENNPGYEEIGSQILVSGVGVDRRHSEVVAPDAGIVAVSVTENGSAVTSDNNTTDAATETPPAVAAAVAAATASLEPVVEEKTPVDTEDTSVNAVDSSESTSPGTPYGIFSIREVFRVLVSILDPSNFHQYTDSTRIMSLRLLNVAFEIAGSEIPKHPSLLNLTTTTLAKHLFQLVRYDNPILLQSTLRMVLTLLHTTGEHLKLQQEFLLSYLLNSLSPLTDIPREVGVDSIFYDSVPNRPKLVKVPQQSVPTSKANTPVGDISTNGNGRGTPIGGGHHAMLNMKTPEIREIMIEALTNMTRSDSFFTDLFVNYDCAVDRTDLCEDLIGFLCRNAYPDSATWSTASVPPLCLEAVLALVSSINSRISRHRKQLATSESVDQVMATRARKKVVIAATDTFNANAKNGIKQFIEQKLIPDDSPRSIALFLKESGRLSKSTLGEYLAKPANKKVMEAFIEDFDFSETRIDEALREFLSCFRLPGESQQIEVIFEKFAAQYCSGKGNTEEVANEDSAFILSYAIIMLNTDSHSPQIKEHMTLDQFKRNLRGANDGKDFSPQFLEDIYNTIKAREIIMPDEHDNDETFDYAWRNLLLKTSQAGKLLTNSDIVYDRYMFEVSWKPIVTTLSFIFATATDDTVFSRVITGFNQIAQIATHYQLVDVIDHIIACLSRISTLSVGDLSAPTNKNEIVIEDEKEDRIIVSELSVPFGMDFKCQMASVTLFKIVKSCTGSIRNGWQDLVPAFTNLYLYDMIEPVIVTDLTSTYGLSTLARVEPRYSFKRGKAGRDVGLLSTLSSYLTGYSDSPPEPSDEEVDATLCAIDCINSCGVNDILTKLR